A window of the Oscillospiraceae bacterium NTUH-002-81 genome harbors these coding sequences:
- a CDS encoding CotS family spore coat protein, with product MEDTKTEVLEQYDFQVNNSYRGRDARILDTDQGLLSLREYSGSQRKLQFQDSLLEHLRGEGFLADFIVKNKEGGLTSKDREERPFVVRVWYEGKECSLREEDQVKKAVECLARLHRCCRGIALPEGVEAADFVQDVSGILERHNREMRKTRSYVRSRRGKTDFEAAFLQCYPEFYEKGARAAEALAQSAYGNLYARAVQEGRVCHGSFHQHNVLFSGGKTVLLQFDRCHVGVQLSDLYDFMRKVMEKWDWNPRIGLQIMSWYDGVLPLSDDEREYVRLRLSYPEKFWKITNHYYNSRKSWIPDRTKEKLDILIRQEKKKEDFLRRMD from the coding sequence GTGGAAGATACGAAAACAGAGGTGCTGGAGCAGTATGATTTTCAGGTAAATAACAGCTATCGCGGGCGGGACGCGCGGATTCTGGACACAGATCAGGGGCTTTTATCGCTGCGGGAATACAGCGGCTCCCAGCGGAAGCTGCAATTTCAGGACAGCCTGCTGGAGCATCTGCGCGGGGAAGGGTTTCTGGCGGATTTTATTGTAAAAAATAAAGAGGGCGGCCTCACATCGAAGGATCGGGAGGAGCGTCCCTTCGTGGTGCGTGTCTGGTATGAGGGAAAAGAATGCAGCCTGCGGGAGGAAGACCAGGTGAAAAAAGCGGTGGAATGCCTGGCCCGGCTGCACCGGTGCTGCCGGGGCATCGCACTGCCGGAGGGGGTGGAGGCGGCGGATTTTGTGCAGGACGTTTCCGGCATTCTGGAGCGGCACAACCGGGAAATGCGAAAAACTCGCTCTTATGTGCGGAGCCGCCGGGGAAAGACCGATTTTGAGGCCGCTTTTTTGCAGTGTTATCCGGAATTTTATGAAAAAGGCGCCCGGGCGGCGGAGGCGCTGGCTCAGTCTGCCTACGGAAATCTGTACGCCCGGGCGGTGCAGGAGGGGCGGGTGTGCCATGGCAGCTTTCATCAGCACAATGTGCTTTTTTCGGGAGGAAAAACGGTGCTCCTGCAGTTTGACCGCTGCCATGTGGGCGTGCAGCTGTCGGATCTGTATGATTTTATGCGAAAAGTCATGGAAAAATGGGACTGGAATCCGCGGATCGGCCTGCAGATCATGAGCTGGTACGATGGGGTGCTCCCCCTGTCCGACGACGAGCGGGAATATGTGCGGCTGCGGCTCTCCTACCCGGAGAAATTCTGGAAGATCACCAACCATTACTACAACAGCCGGAAATCCTGGATCCCCGACCGGACGAAGGAGAAGCTGGACATTCTCATCCGGCAGGAAAAGAAAAAAGAGGATTTCCTGAGACGAATGGATTAG
- a CDS encoding phospho-sugar mutase, with the protein MDYRQAYNDWLENPYFDEATKEELRSIANDDNEIRERFYTDLEFGTAGLRGVIGAGTNRMNIYTVRKTTQGLANYICAVNGQERGVAIAFDSRRMSPEFADEAALCLAANGIRAYVFESLRPTPELSYAVRKLHCIAGINITASHNPPEYNGYKVYWEDGAQITPPHDTGIMAEVRAVADYNQVKTMDKAAAKAAGLYQNIGSDIDDPYIAELKSQVIHQDAIDAAQKDIRIVYTPLHGTGNIPARRVLREIGFEHVYVVPEQELPDGEFPTVSYPNPEAAEAFTLGLKLAKEVDADLVLATDPDADRLGVYVKDAKTGEYHALTGNMSGCLLADYEIGQRKEMAGGKLPADGALVKSIVTTNMADAIAKAYGIQLIEVLTGFKYIGQKILEFETTGKGTYLFGLEESYGCLIGTHARDKDAIVATMALAEAAAYYKTKGMTLWDAMLSLYEKYGYYKDAIKSIELKGMEGLAKIKEILETLRQESPKKIGSWTVQAVRDYREDTVTDLATGEVHPTGLPTSNVLYYELDQDAWLCVRPSGTEPKVKFYYGVKGASLAEADKLSEEMGEAVLAMINKML; encoded by the coding sequence ATGGACTACAGACAGGCATACAACGACTGGCTTGAGAACCCTTATTTTGATGAGGCGACGAAAGAGGAGCTTCGCTCCATTGCCAATGATGATAACGAGATCCGCGAGCGTTTTTACACAGATCTGGAATTCGGAACCGCAGGACTGCGGGGCGTGATCGGTGCAGGAACGAACCGCATGAACATTTATACCGTACGCAAGACGACCCAGGGACTGGCGAACTACATCTGCGCAGTGAACGGACAGGAGCGCGGCGTGGCCATCGCTTTTGATTCCAGAAGAATGTCTCCGGAATTTGCAGACGAGGCGGCGCTTTGTCTGGCGGCCAACGGCATCCGGGCGTATGTGTTTGAATCTCTGCGCCCCACACCGGAGCTTTCCTACGCCGTGCGTAAGCTGCACTGCATCGCAGGCATCAACATCACCGCCAGCCACAACCCGCCGGAATACAACGGCTATAAAGTGTACTGGGAGGACGGCGCACAGATCACCCCGCCCCACGACACCGGCATTATGGCAGAGGTACGCGCGGTGGCAGATTATAACCAGGTGAAAACCATGGACAAGGCTGCGGCAAAGGCGGCCGGTCTGTATCAGAACATCGGCAGCGACATCGATGATCCGTACATCGCAGAGCTGAAAAGCCAGGTGATCCATCAGGATGCCATCGATGCGGCGCAGAAAGATATCCGCATTGTATACACACCCCTTCACGGCACCGGCAACATCCCGGCACGCAGAGTGCTGCGGGAGATCGGCTTCGAGCACGTGTACGTGGTGCCGGAGCAGGAGCTGCCGGACGGCGAGTTCCCGACGGTCAGCTATCCGAACCCGGAGGCCGCAGAGGCATTTACGCTGGGACTGAAGCTGGCAAAGGAAGTGGACGCCGATCTGGTGCTGGCTACCGATCCCGATGCGGACAGGCTGGGTGTCTACGTGAAGGATGCGAAAACCGGTGAATATCATGCCCTCACCGGAAATATGTCCGGCTGTCTGCTGGCAGATTATGAGATCGGTCAGAGAAAAGAGATGGCAGGCGGCAAGCTTCCTGCGGACGGGGCCCTGGTGAAGAGTATCGTGACGACCAACATGGCAGATGCCATTGCGAAGGCTTACGGCATCCAGCTTATCGAGGTGCTCACCGGCTTCAAATACATCGGTCAGAAGATTCTGGAATTTGAGACAACGGGCAAGGGTACTTACCTGTTTGGCCTGGAGGAGAGCTACGGTTGTCTCATCGGCACCCATGCCAGAGATAAAGATGCCATCGTGGCGACCATGGCACTGGCGGAGGCTGCCGCTTACTACAAGACCAAGGGCATGACCCTCTGGGATGCCATGCTTTCTCTCTATGAGAAATATGGCTATTATAAGGATGCCATCAAATCCATTGAGCTGAAAGGCATGGAGGGACTGGCGAAGATCAAGGAAATTCTGGAGACGCTGCGTCAGGAATCCCCGAAGAAGATCGGCAGCTGGACCGTACAGGCAGTCCGGGATTACCGGGAGGATACGGTGACCGATCTGGCTACCGGCGAGGTACATCCCACGGGGCTTCCCACATCCAACGTGCTGTACTACGAGCTGGATCAGGATGCATGGTTATGCGTCCGGCCTTCCGGCACCGAGCCGAAGGTGAAGTTCTACTATGGCGTGAAGGGCGCTTCTCTGGCAGAGGCAGATAAATTATCTGAGGAAATGGGAGAAGCAGTACTTGCAATGATCAACAAAATGCTTTAG
- a CDS encoding calcium/sodium antiporter has product MLMTVVLFVIGLLLIMFGGDRFVDAAVEISRKLGIPQLVVGATIVSLGTTLPEILVSTTAALQGSSDIAAGNAFGSIICNTALIAAVGQLVRPTKNAEARTFRWRIVYFVLFALFLMADAAVKGRFGRVTGITLLLGFVVYALISIRSAEEEEQEEGIKPDGGFVRPLVTLVVCAALLFEGANLLVDNGILLAQALHVPERVIAVTFIALGTSLPELVTAINALIKGYEDVSLGNIIGANLLNLLLVIGIPAAIRGIPVTPQVASVDIPLGIGVMLLLAVPILVKKRGYRWQGALLLVIYGAYCVIQL; this is encoded by the coding sequence ATGCTGATGACCGTAGTTTTATTTGTGATCGGTCTTTTGTTGATCATGTTCGGCGGTGACCGTTTTGTGGATGCTGCCGTGGAAATTTCAAGAAAACTGGGCATTCCCCAGCTGGTGGTGGGTGCCACCATCGTCAGCCTGGGAACGACGCTGCCGGAGATCCTCGTATCCACCACAGCAGCGCTGCAGGGATCCTCGGACATTGCAGCGGGCAATGCCTTTGGCTCCATCATCTGTAATACCGCTCTGATCGCTGCAGTGGGACAGCTGGTGCGGCCGACCAAAAATGCAGAGGCCAGGACCTTTCGCTGGCGGATCGTTTATTTTGTCCTGTTTGCCCTGTTTCTTATGGCGGACGCTGCGGTGAAGGGACGGTTTGGCAGAGTAACGGGCATCACCCTGCTGTTGGGCTTCGTGGTATATGCCCTCATCAGCATCCGTTCCGCGGAGGAAGAAGAACAGGAAGAGGGGATCAAACCGGACGGCGGCTTTGTGCGTCCGCTGGTGACCCTGGTGGTGTGTGCGGCGCTGTTGTTCGAGGGCGCCAACCTGCTGGTGGACAACGGCATTCTGCTGGCTCAGGCACTCCATGTGCCGGAGCGGGTCATCGCCGTCACCTTCATTGCCCTGGGCACCTCCCTGCCGGAGCTGGTAACCGCCATCAATGCCCTGATCAAGGGATATGAGGATGTATCCCTGGGCAACATCATCGGCGCCAACCTGCTGAACCTGCTGCTGGTCATCGGCATTCCTGCCGCCATCCGCGGCATCCCGGTGACACCCCAGGTGGCATCTGTGGACATTCCGCTGGGCATCGGGGTGATGCTGCTGCTGGCCGTGCCGATCCTGGTGAAAAAGAGAGGCTACCGGTGGCAGGGAGCGCTGCTGCTGGTGATCTATGGGGCGTATTGTGTTATTCAATTATAG
- a CDS encoding HU family DNA-binding protein: MNKAELVAAVAERTELSKKDAEKALKAFVDVVAEELKKGEKIQLVGFGTFEVSERAAREGRNPANGQPMQIAASKAPKFKAGKALKDAINA; this comes from the coding sequence ATGAACAAAGCTGAGTTAGTAGCAGCCGTTGCTGAGAGAACAGAATTATCCAAGAAGGACGCCGAGAAGGCATTAAAGGCTTTCGTTGATGTTGTAGCTGAGGAGTTAAAGAAGGGTGAGAAGATCCAGCTCGTTGGCTTTGGTACTTTCGAGGTTTCTGAGAGAGCAGCAAGAGAGGGAAGAAATCCTGCTAACGGACAGCCGATGCAGATTGCAGCTTCCAAGGCTCCGAAGTTCAAAGCCGGCAAAGCATTAAAGGATGCAATCAACGCATAA
- a CDS encoding RNA-binding S4 domain-containing protein, producing MRLDKFLKVSRLIKRRTVANEACDAGRVLVNDKPAKASLNIKEGDVIEILFGTRSVKARVLNVQETVRKEEAKDMYEYL from the coding sequence ATGAGATTAGATAAATTTCTGAAGGTCTCAAGACTGATCAAGCGGCGTACCGTAGCCAATGAGGCATGCGATGCCGGGCGTGTGCTGGTGAATGACAAGCCCGCCAAGGCCTCCCTGAACATCAAGGAAGGCGATGTCATTGAGATTTTATTCGGGACAAGATCCGTGAAGGCCAGAGTTCTGAACGTACAGGAGACGGTGCGGAAGGAAGAGGCCAAGGATATGTACGAATATTTATAA
- the yabP gene encoding sporulation protein YabP translates to MEERMAGKAHRLTVEGRRTGTVTGVVDVLSFDLTEILLETDQGMLMIRGSDLHVNRLTLEKGEVDVEGKIDSLTYSDSVAKPTGTSILSRLFG, encoded by the coding sequence ATGGAAGAACGGATGGCGGGAAAAGCCCACCGGCTGACGGTGGAAGGGAGACGGACGGGGACGGTCACCGGCGTGGTGGATGTGCTTTCCTTTGACCTGACGGAGATTTTGCTGGAGACGGATCAGGGGATGCTCATGATCAGGGGCAGTGACCTGCACGTGAACCGGCTGACGCTGGAAAAGGGCGAGGTGGACGTTGAGGGCAAGATCGACAGCCTGACCTATTCGGATTCCGTTGCCAAACCCACCGGTACTTCCATTTTAAGCCGTCTGTTCGGCTGA
- a CDS encoding spore cortex biosynthesis protein YabQ, translating to MTQLLIREELMLFLHSLLCGGFLLAVYDGIRIFRLFVPHKTVAEGAEDLFYWVFDALFIFHMLYRENSGAVRGYAIVGVLLGMLAYHRAFSPPVMWLGMKLAHGFRKIMEIVKNTLKKIVKPFTMMVYNFKGEAGRRDGKEKD from the coding sequence TTGACGCAGCTTTTGATCCGGGAGGAGCTGATGCTGTTTCTCCACTCCCTTCTGTGCGGTGGGTTCCTTCTGGCGGTCTACGATGGAATCAGGATTTTCCGGCTGTTTGTGCCCCACAAAACGGTGGCCGAAGGGGCGGAAGACCTGTTCTACTGGGTGTTTGATGCGCTGTTTATTTTTCACATGCTGTACCGGGAAAACAGCGGCGCCGTGCGGGGGTATGCCATTGTCGGCGTACTGCTTGGCATGCTGGCCTATCACCGGGCGTTCAGCCCGCCGGTCATGTGGCTTGGTATGAAGCTGGCCCATGGTTTCAGAAAAATCATGGAAATCGTAAAAAACACATTGAAAAAAATTGTGAAACCTTTTACAATGATGGTATATAACTTTAAGGGTGAAGCGGGTAGAAGAGATGGCAAAGAGAAAGACTAA
- a CDS encoding septum formation initiator family protein, translating into MAKRKTKKASGGRRACFLMFLSVCILLGVMFVQGTRLQARAESYEAREAALEADIEAEKDRTQDIEEQRKYMQTKKYVEEVAREKLGLVYPNETIYKADK; encoded by the coding sequence ATGGCAAAGAGAAAGACTAAGAAAGCCTCGGGCGGCCGCAGGGCGTGCTTCCTGATGTTTCTTTCGGTCTGTATTCTCCTCGGCGTCATGTTCGTGCAGGGAACGCGTCTCCAGGCCAGGGCGGAGAGTTATGAGGCCAGGGAAGCTGCGCTGGAAGCGGACATTGAAGCGGAGAAGGACAGAACCCAGGACATTGAGGAGCAGCGCAAGTACATGCAGACGAAGAAGTATGTGGAGGAGGTCGCGCGGGAGAAGCTGGGGTTGGTGTACCCCAATGAGACCATTTATAAGGCAGACAAGTAG
- a CDS encoding ABC transporter substrate-binding protein — protein MQRRKLLCALLAAACTVSLLAGCGRTDTVAGTDNNSEDNSSASAEESDHPVITMNAPYRNMSAFSDLVHEKYPEINLEIIPYNGQNTSAYMKDMRLSGQMTDIYFTSFYTPGRYDDEEDFLDLSAYEFTDNYTQSRLREVTYDGGIYMLPQGYSALGITYNKTLLEKNGWALPTNLDEMEELKQQVEDAGYIFSRCQLQYPGYGFQYLCNIADTGFLSTLDGLAWQEKFLKGETTVADTPEMMETLHLLERWKMPFMSWRCFPR, from the coding sequence ATGCAGAGACGAAAACTTCTGTGTGCATTGCTGGCAGCGGCATGCACGGTATCGCTGCTGGCCGGATGCGGTCGCACGGACACGGTTGCGGGAACAGACAACAACAGTGAGGACAACAGCAGTGCCAGTGCTGAGGAGAGCGATCACCCGGTCATTACCATGAATGCACCGTATCGGAACATGTCTGCATTCTCTGATCTGGTTCATGAGAAATATCCGGAGATCAATCTGGAGATCATCCCTTATAACGGACAGAACACCTCTGCCTATATGAAGGATATGCGCCTGTCCGGACAGATGACGGATATCTATTTTACATCGTTTTATACGCCGGGGCGGTATGACGATGAGGAAGATTTCCTGGATTTGTCTGCTTATGAGTTTACAGACAATTATACCCAGTCCCGTCTGCGTGAGGTGACATATGATGGCGGCATTTATATGCTGCCGCAGGGTTACAGTGCACTGGGCATTACGTATAATAAAACATTGCTGGAGAAAAACGGCTGGGCGCTGCCGACGAATCTGGATGAGATGGAAGAACTGAAGCAGCAGGTAGAGGATGCAGGGTATATTTTCAGCCGCTGCCAGCTGCAGTATCCCGGTTATGGGTTCCAGTATCTGTGCAACATCGCGGATACCGGTTTCTTAAGTACCCTTGACGGACTTGCCTGGCAGGAGAAGTTCTTAAAGGGCGAGACAACGGTGGCAGATACGCCGGAGATGATGGAGACCCTGCATTTGCTGGAACGCTGGAAGATGCCCTTCATGTCATGGAGGTGCTTTCCACGGTAG
- a CDS encoding recombinase family protein: MMNGFEYTGVDAILAGSFRAAIYCRLSKDDDLDGESASIANQRAMLETYCEKQGWEVVAVYQDDGYTGLNMERPDLKRMLKAIERRQINLVVTKDLSRLGRNYLQTGFLIEDFFPRNGVRYIAMNDGIDTMRDNNDIAPFKNILNEMYSKDISKKVHSSYLLKAQKGQFTGCLAPFGYRKDPEDKNHLLIDEETVPIVRRLFAWALEGHGPNYIRRRLEEEKIPCPTYWNRVRGFRNVSTKWEKKDPVNGRYMWDFSVIKDILMNPVYTGAIASQKKEYRFKIGTIGEKKPEDWIVVENQHEPLVDRKTFDIVQRKLKSRQRPRQTGEISLFAGLIKCGECGKSLTIRYTNDKHPKQIYSCKTYNAYGKQHCTQHRVEYDTLYSLVLNKIRECARAALMDGEAVAGKLSDTCEAEQKGQREALERSLAKDEERIDVLEKMVLRLYEDMVAGRISEANFNLLMEKTQAEQAELKAKVTEGRKKLADEIRLACDARQWVEAIQEYADITELDAATLNRLIKEIVVHESIDSDKTRHISIEIHFNLKPIPEVEQVTA; encoded by the coding sequence ATGATGAACGGATTTGAATATACAGGCGTAGACGCAATACTGGCAGGCAGCTTCCGGGCGGCTATCTATTGCAGGCTTTCCAAGGACGATGACCTTGACGGGGAGAGCGCCAGTATCGCAAACCAGCGGGCTATGCTGGAAACCTACTGCGAGAAGCAGGGATGGGAGGTTGTTGCAGTCTATCAGGACGATGGCTACACGGGGCTGAACATGGAGCGCCCCGACCTGAAACGGATGTTGAAAGCCATCGAGCGCAGGCAGATAAACCTTGTGGTCACGAAAGACCTGTCCAGACTGGGTAGGAATTACTTGCAGACCGGCTTCCTGATTGAAGATTTCTTCCCCCGCAACGGCGTGCGGTATATCGCCATGAATGACGGTATCGACACCATGCGGGACAACAACGACATTGCGCCGTTCAAGAACATCCTCAACGAGATGTACAGCAAGGACATTTCCAAGAAGGTTCATTCCTCTTATCTGCTGAAAGCGCAGAAAGGCCAGTTTACCGGCTGCCTTGCCCCCTTCGGGTATCGGAAAGACCCGGAGGACAAAAACCATCTGCTGATTGATGAGGAAACGGTCCCCATTGTCCGGCGTCTGTTTGCGTGGGCGCTGGAAGGACACGGCCCCAACTACATCCGGCGCAGGCTGGAAGAAGAAAAAATCCCATGCCCGACCTACTGGAACCGGGTGCGGGGCTTTCGGAACGTGTCAACCAAGTGGGAAAAGAAAGACCCGGTCAACGGGCGGTATATGTGGGACTTCTCCGTGATTAAGGACATCCTGATGAACCCCGTCTACACCGGCGCTATCGCTTCCCAGAAGAAGGAATACCGCTTCAAAATCGGCACTATCGGGGAAAAGAAGCCGGAGGACTGGATTGTGGTGGAGAACCAGCATGAGCCGCTTGTTGACCGCAAGACCTTTGACATCGTGCAGCGCAAGCTGAAATCCCGGCAGCGCCCCCGCCAGACCGGGGAAATCAGCCTGTTTGCGGGGCTTATCAAGTGCGGCGAGTGCGGGAAGTCGCTGACGATCCGCTACACCAACGACAAGCACCCGAAGCAGATTTATTCCTGTAAGACCTACAACGCCTACGGGAAACAGCACTGTACCCAGCACCGGGTTGAGTACGACACCCTTTACAGCCTTGTGCTGAACAAAATCCGGGAGTGCGCCAGAGCCGCCCTGATGGACGGGGAAGCCGTTGCCGGGAAGCTGTCCGACACCTGCGAAGCCGAGCAGAAAGGCCAGCGGGAAGCGTTGGAACGCTCCCTTGCCAAAGACGAGGAACGCATTGACGTTCTGGAAAAGATGGTTCTGCGGCTGTATGAGGACATGGTTGCCGGACGTATCAGCGAAGCGAACTTCAATCTGCTGATGGAAAAGACGCAGGCGGAACAGGCCGAGTTGAAAGCAAAGGTCACGGAAGGCCGGAAGAAGCTGGCCGATGAAATCCGGCTTGCGTGTGACGCCCGCCAATGGGTGGAAGCCATTCAGGAATACGCCGACATCACGGAACTGGACGCCGCCACCTTAAACCGCCTGATTAAAGAAATCGTTGTCCATGAGAGCATAGACAGCGATAAGACAAGACACATTTCTATCGAAATTCATTTCAATCTCAAACCCATCCCGGAGGTGGAGCAGGTCACAGCCTGA
- a CDS encoding virulence-associated E family protein — translation MLESTEKGGVRNSIQNCLTVFQHDPELSGAVAKNLLTERIDLLKPIGRKRRTGSKAMTDTDMKYIRLYLEKTYGLTSEKKIADAADLAADANSYHPIRDYLSGLVWDGKERIRCCLRHFLGADTDNYTFQSLRLFLLGAIHRAFCPGCKFEVMLCLVGGQGAGKSTFFRLLAVKDEWFSDDLRKLDDDNVYRKLQGHWIIEMSEMIATANAKSIEEIKSFLSRQKEVYKIPYETHPEDRLRQCVFGGTSNALDFLPLDRSGNRRFLPVMVYPERAEVHILDDEAASRAYIEQVWAEAMTTYKSGDFKLSFTPEMIQYLKEHQRDFMPEDTKAGMIQAYLDRYTGSAVCSKQLFKEALNHPFDEPKQWEIREVNDIMNHGITGWKYFSNPRIFEGYGRQKGWERETPATGADNGREKTPDGFVEVTEQMELPF, via the coding sequence ATGCTGGAAAGCACCGAGAAAGGCGGCGTTCGCAACAGTATTCAAAACTGCCTGACCGTGTTCCAGCACGACCCCGAACTTTCCGGGGCGGTGGCGAAAAATCTCCTGACCGAGCGCATTGACCTTCTAAAGCCCATCGGCAGGAAACGCAGAACCGGCAGCAAGGCCATGACCGATACGGACATGAAATATATCCGGCTGTATCTGGAAAAGACCTACGGCCTGACAAGCGAGAAAAAGATAGCGGACGCCGCCGATCTTGCGGCAGACGCCAACAGCTACCACCCCATCCGGGACTACCTAAGCGGCCTTGTCTGGGACGGGAAAGAGCGTATCCGCTGCTGCCTGCGGCACTTTCTGGGAGCCGACACGGACAATTACACCTTCCAATCGCTGCGGCTGTTCCTGCTGGGAGCCATCCACCGGGCGTTCTGCCCCGGCTGTAAATTTGAGGTCATGCTCTGTCTGGTTGGCGGCCAGGGAGCCGGGAAATCCACCTTCTTCCGGCTGCTGGCTGTAAAAGACGAGTGGTTTTCCGATGATTTGCGGAAGCTGGACGATGATAACGTGTACCGTAAGCTACAAGGCCACTGGATTATTGAAATGTCGGAGATGATTGCCACCGCCAACGCCAAGAGCATAGAGGAAATCAAGTCATTTTTAAGCCGCCAGAAGGAGGTCTATAAAATCCCCTACGAAACCCACCCGGAGGACAGGCTGCGCCAGTGCGTGTTCGGCGGGACTTCCAACGCCCTGGACTTTCTGCCCCTTGACCGTTCCGGGAACCGGCGCTTCCTGCCGGTCATGGTCTACCCCGAACGGGCCGAGGTACACATTTTGGACGATGAAGCCGCTTCCAGAGCCTATATTGAACAGGTATGGGCGGAAGCCATGACAACCTACAAAAGCGGCGATTTTAAGCTGTCTTTTACCCCCGAAATGATACAGTACCTCAAAGAACACCAGCGGGATTTCATGCCGGAGGATACCAAGGCCGGGATGATACAGGCGTACCTTGACCGCTACACCGGCAGCGCCGTATGCTCCAAGCAGCTTTTCAAGGAAGCCTTAAACCACCCCTTTGACGAACCGAAACAATGGGAAATCCGGGAAGTCAACGACATCATGAACCACGGTATCACGGGATGGAAGTATTTCTCCAATCCCCGGATATTTGAAGGATACGGCAGGCAAAAGGGCTGGGAACGGGAAACCCCGGCAACGGGCGCTGACAACGGGCGTGAAAAAACGCCGGACGGATTTGTGGAAGTCACGGAGCAGATGGAGCTTCCCTTCTGA
- a CDS encoding CHC2 zinc finger domain-containing protein, with amino-acid sequence MNVFEAVKQSVTTRQAAEHYGIRVGRNGMCVCPFHDDKNPSMKVDRRFHCFGCQADGDVIDFVSRLENVSPKEAALMLAQDFSIPYEDREPPGRSRRPQPRQESPEQQFKRMERHCFQVLSDYRNLLRRWKRDYAPKTPDEEWHPLFVEALQKQSHVEYLLDVLLFSDIEERAALIASYGKEVRNLERRMADFAARTAAGRRTDHTRSPATPER; translated from the coding sequence TTGAACGTATTTGAAGCCGTGAAGCAGTCTGTTACCACCCGGCAGGCCGCCGAGCATTACGGTATCCGGGTAGGAAGAAACGGGATGTGTGTCTGCCCCTTCCATGACGATAAAAACCCCAGCATGAAGGTTGACCGGCGCTTCCACTGTTTCGGCTGTCAGGCAGACGGGGATGTGATTGACTTTGTTTCCCGTCTGGAAAACGTCAGCCCCAAGGAAGCCGCTCTCATGCTGGCGCAGGACTTCTCCATCCCCTATGAGGACAGGGAGCCACCCGGCAGGAGCCGCCGCCCCCAGCCCCGGCAGGAAAGCCCGGAGCAGCAATTTAAACGCATGGAGCGCCACTGTTTTCAGGTACTGTCCGACTATCGCAATCTGCTGCGCCGCTGGAAGCGGGACTATGCCCCCAAGACGCCGGACGAGGAATGGCACCCGCTTTTCGTGGAAGCCTTGCAGAAACAATCCCATGTGGAATATCTGCTGGATGTGCTGCTGTTCTCCGATATTGAGGAACGGGCTGCCCTGATTGCCAGCTACGGAAAGGAAGTGAGGAACCTTGAGCGGAGAATGGCAGACTTTGCCGCCCGAACTGCGGCAGGCCGTAGAACAGACCATACAAGAAGTCCCGCCACCCCGGAGCGTTGA